A DNA window from Augochlora pura isolate Apur16 chromosome 9, APUR_v2.2.1, whole genome shotgun sequence contains the following coding sequences:
- the Grx5 gene encoding glutaredoxin 5 yields MIPFRFYNGIRNFATKLDQIGNLVKQNKVVVFMKGIPEEPRCGFSNAVVQILRMHDVKYDAHDVLKDEDLRQGVKDFSNWPTIPQVFINGEFVGGCDILMEMHRNGELVEELKKVGITSALLQKEEAKDKKLKD; encoded by the exons ATGATTCCATTTAGATTTTACAATGGAATCAGAAACTTCGCCACGAAACTTGATCAAATTGGTAACCTCGTCAAG CAAAACAAGGTGGTCGTATTCATGAAAGGGATTCCGGAGGAGCCCAGATGCGGCTTCAGCAACGCGGTTGTTCAGATATTGAGGATGCACGATGTCAAGTACGACGCGCACGATGTTCTCAAAGACGAAGATCTTCGGCAAG GCGTGAAAGACTTTTCGAATTGGCCCACGATACCGCAAGTGTTTATAAACGGCGAGTTTGTAGGAGGATGCGATATACTAATGGAAATGCACAGAAACGGCGAATTAGTGGAGGAGCTGAAAAAGGTTGGCATCACGAGCGCTCTTCTGCAAAAGGAGGAGGCCAAAGACAAGAAGCTTAAAGACTAA